Proteins encoded in a region of the Rutidosis leptorrhynchoides isolate AG116_Rl617_1_P2 chromosome 9, CSIRO_AGI_Rlap_v1, whole genome shotgun sequence genome:
- the LOC139868209 gene encoding uncharacterized protein, with amino-acid sequence MGRKVYEAGFYWPSIFKDAHRIYKSCDACQRDGKITKRDEMPQHSIQVCEVFDIWGIDFIGPYPKSHSNLYIHVAIDYVSKWAEAKALPTNDAWVVITFLKGIFARFGTPYEMSRSY; translated from the coding sequence ATGGGGAGGAAGgtttatgaggccggtttttattggcctagtaTTTTCAAAGATGCCCACCGAATCTACAAATCTTGTGATGCGTGCCAACGGGACGGAAAAATCACTaaaagagatgagatgcctcaacatagCATTCAAGTATGTGAGGTGTTTGACATTTGGGGGATTGATTTTATAGGCCCGTATCCTAAATCTCATTCGAATCTTTACATTCACGTTGCaatcgattacgtttctaaatgggcagaagccaaAGCTCTACCAACTAACGATGCCTGGGTTGTAATTACCTTCTTGAAGGGCATCTTTGCCAGATTTGGCACcccgtatgaaatgtcccgttcttattga